A window from Malania oleifera isolate guangnan ecotype guangnan chromosome 7, ASM2987363v1, whole genome shotgun sequence encodes these proteins:
- the LOC131160906 gene encoding uncharacterized protein LOC131160906 translates to MVLTKYDIIYVTRKAIKGSVIAKHLADRFMKDYQPMEFDFSDKEIDLIIQEEEDHEGWKMLFDEAVNVWGHGIGAILISLKGRHYPVVAKLTFPCTNNITEYEACILGLQASIDWGIRELAVKGDSDLVVHQLTREWETWDSKLVPYQE, encoded by the coding sequence ATGGTGCTGACCAAATATGACATCATCTATGTTACTAGAAAGGCCATCAAAGGAAGCGTTATTGCAAAGCATTTAGCAGATAGATTTATGAAGGATTACCAGCCTATGGAGTTTGACTTCTCAGATAAGGAAATTGACTTAataatccaagaagaagaagatcatgAAGGTTGGAAGATGTTATTTGATGAGGCGGTCAATGTGTGGGGACATGGAATAGGAGCCATACTCATATCGCTGAAAGGGAGACATTATCCAGTCGTAGCTAAGCTTACTTTCCCatgcacaaataatataacagAGTATGAAGCATGTATATTGGGTTTGCAGGCCTCCATAGACTGGGGAATCAGGGAATTGGCTGTGAAGGGAGACTCGGACCTAGTGGTTCACCAATTGACTAGAGAGTGGGAAACATGGGATTCCAAGCTAGTTCCATATCAAGAGTAG